Sequence from the Candidatus Alcyoniella australis genome:
CCCGCTAAGAATGCAGCTGGACAAGGGGATCACCGCCTCGATCAGCGTGCCCGCGGGCCTGACGCCCAAGGGCTTTACCCAGAACGGCCCGCGCCCGGTGGCGCGCGAGGGCGATCGTGATCGGCTGGTTCAATTCCCCGCGCTTTACGGAACACGGCTTGCGCTGTACGTGCCGCTGGACAAGGTCGGGTCGGCCCATGTGGACGCCGATTGGCGCAGAAAACAGCGCCGGACGACCCTGATCGGCTCCATCGCGGCGATCGTGGCGCTGTTTCTGCTGGGCGTATTGCTTTTCCCCGGAACGCGCGATCGCATCAAACCGCTGCTCCAGGGCTGGCCCTGGCGCACGCTGATCGTAATCACCGCGGCAGCTTTGCTCGTAGCCTGGATCGGATTGAACAACGAAACGATGCTCGGCGCGTTCGGCGCCCTGCTGCTGCTCGGCGGCTTGTTCCGGCTGGCGTTCGGACTGTACACGCGACGCCGCGCGCGCAAGGCTGCAAATCGACCAACCCCGCCCTCCGGCAATGGATCGTCACAGAAATAAACCCGGAATCTCGCGTCGCAACCTGCTGATCGGCGGGGGCGTTCTGGCCTCGGGCGCGACGTTGCTGGCCGGTGATGTGCTCTACGAACACTTTGCAATTGCGGTCGAGCAGGTGCGGCTCGAGCTGCCGCATCTGCGCAATCAAGTGCGGGTCGCACTGTTGACCGACATGCACTTCCGCGAAGCGGACCCCGAACGGGTGGCGAAGATCGTCGAATTGACCAACGGCCTAAATCCGGACCTGGTGCTGCTCGGCGGCGACTACACCGAGTCCGAGCAAGGCCGCGAACCGCTGCTGGAGCTGGTCGACGCGCTGAATCCGCCGCTGGGCTGCCTGGCCGTGATGGGCAACTGGGAGCACTGGGTGGGCTACAGCGCAAAGCAGCTGGGTACGGACCTGCGCGAGGTGGGAGCGAAGCTGCTGGTCAATCAGGCGCACGACCTGGCCGACGCCGGAATCTGGATCATCGGCACGGACGATCCCGCCTTGGGCCTGGACGACCTCAAGGGTCTGGCCCCGTTTCCCGACAACCGCTGCCGCCTGGTGCTGGCCCACGCCCCGGTTATCCTGCGTGCGCTGCGCTCGCGCGGGATGTCCGCCGAACTGGTGCTTTGCGGGCACACCCACGGCGGCCAAATTAAGCCGCCGTTGTTCAAACCGCCGTTCCTGCCGTTCGGCGCGGACGGCTATGTATCCGGGCTCTATTGCGAGAAGACCGCGACGATGTACGTCAGCCGCGGCATCGGCACGAGCATCATGCCCTTGCGCATCAATTGTCCGGCCGAGATCACTTTGCTGACGCTCTCGCCTGTCAGCGCCTAATATTTGGGTCTGCGGCTTGCTTTACAGTCGACCCGCCCCCTCGTAGAATTCGGTCAACAAACAATCCCGACACAAGGATAAGCAGCTATGTGCGGCGTACTAGGAATCGTCGGTTCCCAACCGGTTGTCGACCGCCTGATCGCAGGAGCGAGCAGGTTGCAGAACCGCGGCGAGCAATCAACGCGGGTCGTGACTTTCGACGGCAACTATTTCCACGACCACGGCGGATTGGGACCGGCCTCGCTGCTGTTCTTCCAGCGCGACAGCTCCGATTTGGTGGGCAACAGCGGTATCGCGCACACGCGCTACTCCACCAGCGGCAAGTCCAACAAGCAGATGCTGCTGCGCAACATCCAGCCGGTATTCTCCGAACGTCCGGGCATGGCCACCTGCTCCAACGGCGATCTGGTCAACCTGGTCTCGATCACCAACAAACTTAAAAAGCGCGGCTTCAGCTTCCAGACCGAGGTCGACGCCAAGGTAATCCAATACTCGCTGGTCGACCGCTTCAACAAGAACAAACTACACAACGCCGATAATCGCGAGCAGTACGTTCAGCGCCTGTTTAAAAGCGTCGAGGAAGTTCAGGAAACCCTGGTCGGGGCTTACTCCTGCCTGAGCCTGACCGATCGCGGCCTGCTGGCGTTCAAGGACGTCAACGGCATCCGTCCGCTGTGCATGGCCTGCCGCTACGATTACTCGGGAAGGCCGATCGAGTGGGCCTTTGCCTCCGAGACCTCGGTCTTCAACTATTTCGGCGACTATCACCAGATCCAGGAGATCAAGGCCGGCGAGGCGGTGTTCGTCGAGATCGATACGCTCAAGGTCCACCGCATCGAGTCCGCGCGGGCCAAGCCCGCGTTCTGCTTCTTCGAGTACGTCTACTTCTCCCGGCCTGACAGCCGCTACAACGGCCATGTGGTCGAGGTGGTGCGTCAGCGGCTGGGCGAGGTGCTGGCCCGCGAGAACAGCGAGCTGCGCGAGCGGCTGGACACGGTGGTCGGCCTACCGGGAACCGCGATCTCCACCGGCCACAGCTTCGCCCGAGCCATGGGTCTGCCGATCAAGCGCGCGATCATCAAGGTCGACAACAAGCGCTCGTTCCAGGAGACCTCGATCGAGAAACGCCGCCGGGCCATCGACGACAAGTTCATCTTCATCCGCGACTTCATCGAAGGTAGATCGCTGGCGGTCGTCGACGACAGCAACGTGCGCGGCACGACCGGGCGCAAGATCGTCGCCCGCTTGTTCGACCTGGGCGCGCGCGAGGTGCACATGTTCTACTACTCGCCGCCGATCATCGGGCCTTGCTACTACGGAATCGACACTCCGGACGAAACGCAGTTGATCGCATCAGGAAAAACCATCGAACAGGTACGAGCGGAAATGGGATGCACCAGCGTAAACTACATCAGCCGCAGCGGACTGATCGAGGGGCTCGGCCAGGCTGAGAACGAGCTGTGCCTGGCCTGCATCGCACGCAAGTATCCGACCGACGTGGCTGAGGCCCAACAGCGCCTGGAACGGCGCAAACTCGAGCGGGAGTAGCGATGCCCTACGGCAATTTTTCCGCGGCTGGTTTCCGATTTTTCCTATCGATCCTGGTGCTGCTGACGCTGCTGTGCGCAACGGGATGCGACCGCGGGGACTTTGATCCGCCGAGCGATCTGCCGCCGGCGCACAACCCGGGCGGCGACGGGCCGCATGTGGTGTTTCAGCCCGACTCCCACCCGATGCCGCTGCTGCCGTTTCCCAACGACATCCTGACCCGGCTGGACCCATCGACGCCCACCGGCCTGCGGCTGGACCTGCCGACCGTGGCCGACACCGAATTCGAGCGAATGATGCGCCGCCGCCTCAATCGCCTGGACGGGTTTGGCGCGGCCATGCCGCTGACGGTCTCGTTCGACGCGCCGCTCAATATCGAGACCATCGACCAGCGCACGGCGCTGCTGATCGACATCGACCCCGACTCGCCGGATTACGGCGCGGCCGTGCCCCTCGACCTGGGCCTCGATCAATACCCGATGGTGCTCGAAAAACCGGTGGCCCTGTTCCCCCTTGACGAGCACAACGAGATGCTCGACATGATCTTTGCCCCGGGCAACCGCCGCACCTATTACGAGGACGAAACCGACACCCTGATTCTCAAGCCGATCGTGCCGCTGCTGCCCGCCACGCGCTACGCCGTGATCCTCACCGACGGACTGCGCGACGATGTTGGCGAGCCGATCCAGCCGCCCGATGGTTTTGAATACATCTACTTCCCCCAGCAGCAGCAGCCCGCGCTGGAGGCTATCGAGCTGGCAGACGAGCGCTTCGCGATTGCGCCTAAGCACGTGGCGTTCTGCTGGGTGTTCACCACCCAAAGCATTTCCGAGGATCTGGTGATGATCCGCGACGGGCTCGACGGCGAGGGGCCGCTGGCCCGGCTGCTCGACGAGTTTCCGCAGCGGATCGAGTTCGTCGACCCGCTCAGCGTCGAGATTGACGGCGACGGCAACCAGTTCATCCTGCAATCCGAGTCTCTGCAATCGGCCTTCGACGCGCTGCTGAGCTGGTCCGAGGAGCTGCCCGGCATCCCCTTTGACTTCCCCTACGGCTACTGGTCCGACTTCCAATACATCGACTATTTCGCGGCCGGACGCTTTGTCTCGCCGTTTTTCCTGGGCAGCGCCGAGGGGATCTTCGAGATCGACCGCAACAGCGGCGAGGCCGACTACACCCAGCAGCAGGTGCCGTTCCTGATTACCGTGCCCAAGCCCTGCGAAGCCAACGGCTGGGCCCAACCGCCCTACCCGGTAGTGCTGTTCCAGCACGGCAACGAGCGCAACCGCGACGACATGGTGCTGGTGGCCAACGCCATTGCCAAGTACGGCTTTGCCACGATCAGCATGGACGCGGCCGGTCACGGCCCAGAGGGCGTGGTCGACCTGATCGACAAATACATCAACCAAGGGATCGACGACCCGGAGGGCCCGATGGGCAAGCTCTCCGGCTGGCTGATGCGCTGGTTCATCGGCAAGTTCTACCCCTCGATGGAAATCGACGGACTGAGCCTGGAGCAACTGCACACGATCCTGATCGAACGCACGCTGTTCGGCGCGATGACCTACGGCCGCGCCACTGACAGCGACGGCGACGGTGTGCGCGACTCGGGCGAGGAATTCTTCACCGCGGACGTGTTCCTCACCCGCGACATGGTGCGTCAAAGCGTGGTCGACCAGATGCTGTTCGTGCGCATCGCGCAGCAGCTCGGATCGGACTTCAACAACAACGGCCTGCTCGACCTGGACGAAGGCGATTTCAACCTCGACGGCGTGCTGGATCTGGGCGGTCCGAACAACCCGATCTACTACGTGGGCACCTCCATGGGCGGAATTCTGGGCTCGGTATTCCTCGGGGTGGAAAACCGCGTCACCGCCGGCGTGGTCAACGTGCCCGGCGGAATCCTCACCGAGCTGGTGGTGCGCTCGAACCTGGCCTCGGTGGCCACCCGCGTGTTCTACGAGATCCTCGGCCCGCGAATCGTGGGCGAGCCCAACCCGCTGGACCCGCAAGTCACCCTGCTGCGCTGGAACAAAGACCTGATCCTCGATTCGTTCGACTCCTTAGTGCTCGAGCCGGGATGGATCGTTGTGCTGAGCAACCAGGTCAACGGCCTGAGCGAGCAGTTCGAGGTCACGGCCGATCGCGCGTTCCAGGTCGGAGTGGCTTCGGACCAGGGCGATCCGCTGACGCTGCTGGTCTACGACGGACCGACGATCGTCGAGCGTCGTGAGTACCTGGCGCCGACCAAGGGCCTGAACATGAAGCGCAATACCCCCGAGATGCGCAACTTCCTCGGCCTGGCCCAGATGTGCGTGGACGCGGGCGACCCGGTCAACTACGCCCCGCTGTGGAACCTGCGGACCGTGGGAGGGAACGAGCCGAAAAACGTGCTGGTGCAAATCGCATTGGGCGATTACACCGTGCCCGTGGCCACGGGCTTGGCCGTGGCGCGCGCCGGCGGCGTGCTCAGCCTCGAGCGCAGCATCCACCTCGCGCGGCTGGGCGTGATGCTCGGCTGGGACAAGTACACGCCGTTCGACGCGCTCAACGAGCCGTTTGAATCAACTTCCGGATCAGGCCTGCGCATTCACCCGTCAGGCAACCACGCTTACCTCTATTGGCCCTCGGCCTGGGATCCGAACCAGGTGCGCTACACCTTCGCGGTCAAAGAACAGATCATGATCTATCTGCAAAGCGACGGTGAGCTGATCGAAGACAATATGGACGTGCTGCTGGCCGATTACCCGGACCTCTAGCAGCTTGGAGCTGCCGCAAGGCTCGCGCAGTATGCCGGTCTTAATACAACGATCCACCCCGCGCCCGGGCGGCTTAGGGCCGCCACAAAACTCGCAGCACCTTTGAGGTGCCACAAAACTCGCGTAGTTCGCTGGTCGCAGCGCCACGAGCCACCCCGCGTCGAAAGATCGGGGAGGTGGGGTAAAGATCGTAAAAACGATCTTTGGCACCTTAGAGGTGCAGCAAAACTCGCGTAGCTCGCTGGTCGTAACGCCACGACCCTCCCCGCGCCCGGGCGGCTTAGAGCCGCCACAAAACTCGCAAAGCACGCTGGTCGCAGCGCCACGAGCCACCCCGCGTCGAAAGATTGGGAAGGGGTAGGTAAAGATCGTAAAACCGATCTTTGTGTGTAGGGCGAGCGGCGCATTGGCTCGAAATTAACTAAAACGATTCACCATGCAACCCTTGGCATTCCCTTCGACGTTCGAGTCTTAGACGCGACAAGTGGTTTTAAAGAGCCTGGCGCAGCTTATTGACGCTACGGACAGCACGTCTTTTAGCCCAACTCCGCAAATTAATTTCGTTCCAACACCCCGCGAGCCAGGGTGGGGGAATGCAGGCGGCGCAGCGCGAGAAGGGCTGCGCCGCCGTCTCTCCTCCCCCGCGCGAGCAGTGGGCGGCTTGGAGCCGCAGCGTGGCTCGCATATTTCCCTGGTCATTTAGCGCCGATCCGCCCCGCGTCGCGGAGATCATCGTTAAGCCACGAGTTTGGTCCGCTTGCGAGTTTTGCGCCGGCTCTAAGCCGGGCGCGATGGATCGCTCTGCGCGTTCTCATCCGTGTGTGGACTGATAATCGGACTTGGCAGGTACAGGTGCCACGCCACAACCGCCAATTGATCATCGTAGTAAACAGCTTGTCTCGATGCACCAAGGGTCTTTGAGAACGCGCTGAACGATCCATCGCGCGTAAATCCCTCGACAATGCCCTGCTCGTCCTCGTTGCCTCATCGACACCCCCTTCTGGAAAGTGAAAGTACGATGTTGCAACGACCGGTTGAACTGGCCACGACAATATTTTACCACCTTCTTATCGCCACCCTGTGTTCACGTCTGAGGGCCGTTACTGCGAAGCGTTGTACGCTGCCCACGGCGGCTAGGGTTGGTTTTCTTTTTAAATCAAGGTGTTTTTCCCAGCATTGCTCACGGCACGCCTCTTGCTGTTAATCCCGGTAAGAGGGTTCGTGATTTATCGGAACCGGGCGATAACAACAACCGTGCGTCCAACCCGCCCGGCTCCAAACTGGAACCCAAGGAAATTACCCGCGGTCAAAAGGCCGGAGACTGTGGACCGGCCTTTGACCGTGGGCGTGAGTTGGCTATACTCTGCCGAGTTTCCAGTACAATCGAACCCTCAACCAAGAACGGTAAGGAAAGATGAAAAAGGAGCAATACAACGTCGCGGTTGTCGGCGCCACGGGCGCCGTAGGCGAACAGATGCTCAACGTGCTTTCACAGCGCAAATTCCCGATTCTCGAGCTGCGCCCCCTGGCCTCCTCCCGTTCGGCGGGCACGAGCATTGATTACAACGGCAAGGAATACACGGTGCTCGAGCTGACCGAGGACAGCTTTGCCGGGATTGACATCGCACTGTTCTCCGCGGGTGGATCGGTGAGCGAGCGCTTTGCCCCGGCCGCGGCGGCTGCCGGAGCCGTGGTGGTGGACAACACCTCGGCCTATCGTTACGAGCCCGACGTGCCGCTGGTGGTGCCCGAGGTCAATCCCGACGCGCTGGCCGGTTACACCGACCGCGGAATCGTGGCCAATCCCAACTGCTCGACGATCCAGATGGTGGTGGCGCTCAAGCCGCTGCACGACGAGGCGCAAATCAAGCGCGTGGTGGTCTCGACCTACCAAGCGACCTCCGGCGCCGGCCGCCTGGCGATGGAGGAGCTGGCCCAGCAGTCGATCGCGCTGTTCAACCAGCAGGAGATCGAGGTTAAAAAGTTCGCGCACCAGATCGCATTCAACTGCCTGCCGCAAATCGACGTCTTCATGGACAACGCCTATACCAAGGAAGAGATGAAGATGGTCTGGGAGACCAATAAAATCATCGGCGACGACTCGATCAAGGTCACGGCCACGGCCGTGCGCGTGCCGACCTTCGCCTGTCACGGCGAGGCGATCAACATCGAGTTCGTTCGGCCGATCAGTCCCGATCGCGCGCGCGAGCTGTTCGCCGCGGCCCCGGGCATCGTTGTGCAGGATGATCCTGCGACCAACAGCTACCCGCTGGGAATCAATTGCGTGGGACGCGACGAGACCTTTGTCGGCCGCATCCGTAGCGACGATACAGTGGAACACGGTCTGAACATCTGGGTGGTCTCCGACAACCTGCGCAAGGGCGCGGCGACCAACGCGGTACAGATCGCCGAGCTGCTGATCGAGCGTTATTTGTAGGGACCGTTCCAGTTGACCGTGTGCCGGGCTCCGGTATACGATTCGGCCGCGAACAGGAGGCGAAAATCATCGTGAAAGCCAAACCGATACTGCGGCAGGCCGCCCTGGCACTGGCGCTGGCGTTGCTGATCGCAGCCCCGGCCGCGGCTGAGCTGACCGTGACCATCGACTCGATCGTCCCCGGCTCCGAGCTGGCCGATGGCGATCTGGCGACCATCAGCTGGACCATCGAGACCGACGGCGAAAGCGGCATCTACCGCGTTGAGATCGACGGCGACGGTGCGCCCGAAAGCGGACGGCTGATTGCCGCCAGCGACGGATACGGCGAGTTCAACGGCGACTACTCGGACAGCTCGACGATCCAGACCGACGAGGATCTGGTGAACGGGGACGGCGAATACATCGTCTACGTCATCGCCGAATCCGACGAGAGCGGCGACGACGACGATGATGACGATTACGACGAGTACGCCTCGGCCAGCACCAAGCTGACCCTGCAAAACGTGCCCTACGCTCCGCTCGGGCTCTCGGCCGAGGCCGGCGACGCACGCTTGTTCCTGCGCTGGGAAGAGCACGACGACCGCGATCTGAACTACACCAACATCTACTACGGCACCAGTCCCGGCGACTTTACGGGCACCGGCGCCAACGGCGGCGACTCGCCGATCGAGGCTGCGGTCGGCAGCGAATACAACCTCGAGGGACTAGAGAACGACATCACCTACTACGTGCGCATCACCGTGGTCGACGATTTCGGAGAGGAAAGCGAACTGAGCAACGAGGTCTCGGGCAAGCCGGTAACGGTCAGCGGGATGTCCGGTCTCAGCGGCGAGAACGGCGACTGCTTCGTGGCAACCGCCGCGTTCGGCGATTACGACTCGGCCCAGGTAGTGGTGCTCAGGCAGTTCCGCGAGCGTGTGCTCAGGCCCAGCGCGGCCGGACGCGCACTGATCCGGCTTTACGCCCAGCACGGCCCCACGGCCGCCGCCTTAATCTCCGGCTCGGCCGCGTTGCGCATGGCCGCTCGTTCGCTGCTCCAACCGCTGGTGGGCCTGGCCTGGATCACGATGCGTCCGCTGCTGTTGGTAATTTTGCTTATCCTTTTAACCGCGATGCTCGCGGCGCGCAGATTTTCCTATCGGAGGATCTCATGAGAAGAGCGGCACTGGCACTGATCGTACTCGCCGCGCTGATCTCCAGCCCTGCCCTGGCGCAACAGCTCGATTACGAGCTGAGCGAATCGTCCCAACATTTCACCCTGGGACTGCGCGTCGGCGCGATGTTCATCATTGCCGACGAGTTCAAGGATATCTACGGCGAGGAGCCGCTGATGGCCTACGGCCTGTCGTTTGGCTACAAGCTGGTACACCACCTGGAGGTAATCGGCGAGGCTGGATACGCCAATGATCGCGGGACCGGCGTTGATCCCAGCGGCAATAAGACCGGCGAGGACTACCGGCTGCACTTCGCACCGGCATCCCTGGGTCTGCTCTATCGCTTCGACTTTGCTCACGAGCAGGTGGTCGTGCCCTACATCGGCGCGGGCGGCGACGGCGCGTTCTACTACGAAGAACGGATCGAGGGCGGCGACCGCACCGACGGCGGGGTCTACGGCTGGCACGGCGTGGCCGGGGTTCAGTTCCTGATGGATCCGCTGGATCGGCGCGCGGCCGACAATCTCGAGGGCGACTGGGGCATCAACGACGTCTACTTCGTAATCGAGGGGCGCTACGCGGCGCTGGACGACTTCGGCAAGAATCAGGAGCAAGGCAAAGGAAACGACCTGACGCATTGGTTCGTCTCCGGCGGACTGATGTTCCAGTTCTAATTTGACTCAACGCTACAAAGCCACACTGGAATACGACGGCCGCGGGTTCGTGGGCTGGCAGGTCCAAACCAACGGCAAGAGCATTCAGCACGAGGTCGAACGCGCCCTGGGCGTGCTCAACCGCGGGCCGGTGCGCGTCACGGCCTCGGGCCGCACCGACGCCGGGGTCCACGCCCTGGCGCAAGTGATCCACTTCGACTTCAAGACCCCGTTCGAGGCGCGCAAACTGCGTCACGGATTCAACGGGCTGGCCGACCAGCGCATCTCGATGATCGGTCTCGAGCCCGTCGACGCCGCGTTCGACGCCCAACTTTCTGCACGCTCCAAGCTCTACCGCTACACGATCCTCAACCGCTACGACCACTCGCCGTTGCTGGGAGCCATCAGCTGGCACGTGCGCGAGCAGCTCGATTCAGAGGCGATGCGCAACGCTGCCCGGCACCTGGTTGGCAAACACGACTTCAACGCGTTCAAGGCCGCTGACTCCTGCGCGCGCACCAGCGAGCGCACGGTGATCGAGATTACGCTGCAAAACCAGGGTGAGCTGCTGTTGATCGAGGTCCTGGGTGCCGGCTTTCTCAAGCACATGGTGCGCAACATCGTCGGCAGCTTGGTCATGGTCGGCACTGGCAAGCAGCAACCCGATTGGGTAAAACAGGTGCTCCAGGGGCGCGACCGCACCAAGGCCGGACCCACGGCGCCGCCCCAGGGGCTGGCTCTGGTCCGCGTAGACTACTGAAGAGGGATATGAACAGCAGAGCATTGGCAGCCTTGAGCATTCTGTTGATTTTCGCCTGCGCGTCAGTATGCGTGGCTGCGGACGATAGCAGCCGCCTGATCATCCTCGGGTTCGACGGTATGGACCCGCACCTGGTCGAGCAATACATCGATCAGGGCGACCTGCCCAACCTCAAGGTATTGGCCGACCGCGGCTCCTACCGCCGACTGGAAACCACCAATCCGGCGCA
This genomic interval carries:
- a CDS encoding metallophosphoesterase, which codes for MDRHRNKPGISRRNLLIGGGVLASGATLLAGDVLYEHFAIAVEQVRLELPHLRNQVRVALLTDMHFREADPERVAKIVELTNGLNPDLVLLGGDYTESEQGREPLLELVDALNPPLGCLAVMGNWEHWVGYSAKQLGTDLREVGAKLLVNQAHDLADAGIWIIGTDDPALGLDDLKGLAPFPDNRCRLVLAHAPVILRALRSRGMSAELVLCGHTHGGQIKPPLFKPPFLPFGADGYVSGLYCEKTATMYVSRGIGTSIMPLRINCPAEITLLTLSPVSA
- a CDS encoding amidophosphoribosyltransferase, which codes for MCGVLGIVGSQPVVDRLIAGASRLQNRGEQSTRVVTFDGNYFHDHGGLGPASLLFFQRDSSDLVGNSGIAHTRYSTSGKSNKQMLLRNIQPVFSERPGMATCSNGDLVNLVSITNKLKKRGFSFQTEVDAKVIQYSLVDRFNKNKLHNADNREQYVQRLFKSVEEVQETLVGAYSCLSLTDRGLLAFKDVNGIRPLCMACRYDYSGRPIEWAFASETSVFNYFGDYHQIQEIKAGEAVFVEIDTLKVHRIESARAKPAFCFFEYVYFSRPDSRYNGHVVEVVRQRLGEVLARENSELRERLDTVVGLPGTAISTGHSFARAMGLPIKRAIIKVDNKRSFQETSIEKRRRAIDDKFIFIRDFIEGRSLAVVDDSNVRGTTGRKIVARLFDLGAREVHMFYYSPPIIGPCYYGIDTPDETQLIASGKTIEQVRAEMGCTSVNYISRSGLIEGLGQAENELCLACIARKYPTDVAEAQQRLERRKLERE
- a CDS encoding aspartate-semialdehyde dehydrogenase, with translation MKKEQYNVAVVGATGAVGEQMLNVLSQRKFPILELRPLASSRSAGTSIDYNGKEYTVLELTEDSFAGIDIALFSAGGSVSERFAPAAAAAGAVVVDNTSAYRYEPDVPLVVPEVNPDALAGYTDRGIVANPNCSTIQMVVALKPLHDEAQIKRVVVSTYQATSGAGRLAMEELAQQSIALFNQQEIEVKKFAHQIAFNCLPQIDVFMDNAYTKEEMKMVWETNKIIGDDSIKVTATAVRVPTFACHGEAINIEFVRPISPDRARELFAAAPGIVVQDDPATNSYPLGINCVGRDETFVGRIRSDDTVEHGLNIWVVSDNLRKGAATNAVQIAELLIERYL
- a CDS encoding fibronectin type III domain-containing protein, with amino-acid sequence MKAKPILRQAALALALALLIAAPAAAELTVTIDSIVPGSELADGDLATISWTIETDGESGIYRVEIDGDGAPESGRLIAASDGYGEFNGDYSDSSTIQTDEDLVNGDGEYIVYVIAESDESGDDDDDDDYDEYASASTKLTLQNVPYAPLGLSAEAGDARLFLRWEEHDDRDLNYTNIYYGTSPGDFTGTGANGGDSPIEAAVGSEYNLEGLENDITYYVRITVVDDFGEESELSNEVSGKPVTVSGMSGLSGENGDCFVATAAFGDYDSAQVVVLRQFRERVLRPSAAGRALIRLYAQHGPTAAALISGSAALRMAARSLLQPLVGLAWITMRPLLLVILLILLTAMLAARRFSYRRIS
- a CDS encoding MXAN_2562 family outer membrane beta-barrel protein, which encodes MRRAALALIVLAALISSPALAQQLDYELSESSQHFTLGLRVGAMFIIADEFKDIYGEEPLMAYGLSFGYKLVHHLEVIGEAGYANDRGTGVDPSGNKTGEDYRLHFAPASLGLLYRFDFAHEQVVVPYIGAGGDGAFYYEERIEGGDRTDGGVYGWHGVAGVQFLMDPLDRRAADNLEGDWGINDVYFVIEGRYAALDDFGKNQEQGKGNDLTHWFVSGGLMFQF
- the truA gene encoding tRNA pseudouridine(38-40) synthase TruA, producing the protein MTQRYKATLEYDGRGFVGWQVQTNGKSIQHEVERALGVLNRGPVRVTASGRTDAGVHALAQVIHFDFKTPFEARKLRHGFNGLADQRISMIGLEPVDAAFDAQLSARSKLYRYTILNRYDHSPLLGAISWHVREQLDSEAMRNAARHLVGKHDFNAFKAADSCARTSERTVIEITLQNQGELLLIEVLGAGFLKHMVRNIVGSLVMVGTGKQQPDWVKQVLQGRDRTKAGPTAPPQGLALVRVDY